aactaaaataaaccGAGGCTCTGTGGTCAGAGAAGTTCCTAATACAGAAATGTGCCGATATGGAAATACCTGGGGCTACTTTATAGGGAATAAACCCAAGCCAAACAAGCCACTGAATTGAAGTCTTGTAagagttgtttttctttttttatggctTGATTAGTGAattgaggtatgtgtgtgtgtgtctctctgtctggacCTTGTAATGCTTAAAtccagaatttgtgtgtgtgtgtgtgtgtgtgtgtgtgtgtgtgtgtgtgtgtgtgtgtgtgtgtgtgcatgcgtgtgtgtgtgtgtgtgtgtgtgtgtgtgtgtgtgtgtgtgtgtgcgtgcgtgtgcgtgtgtgtgcgtgtgtgcgtgtgcgtgtgtgtgcgtgtgtgtgcgtgtgtgtgtgtgtgtgtgtgtgtgtgtgtgagagagatcaagagagagagagtgtgagctaGAGatcgagagagtgagtgagtttgtgtctgCTTGGACCAAACTCGCTGTAAAATTTCACTCCTAAACAAACATTTTTCCACTTGAATACTTGTCTTTTTACTGAAGTGACCCAATTTCACCCAAAATACAAGCAAAAATCCGTCAGTAGCTgtaggtgtgtgaatgtgtccggAATCGACACGTttctcgtgcgtgcgtgtgtgtttgtgtgtgtgtacagatatgtgtgtttgtgcgtgcgtgtgcacccaTATGTGTATGTTAAAGAAGAGCCATTGAGGGCCGTGGACTTAAAAGCTGTGATCCAATTCTTAAACACGCATTCATTTTACAGACAAAAAAAAGTCTGAAAGACTATTGTATCATTAGTGTGCGTATGTGACACTgatggagagaggtgtgtgtgtgtgtgtgtgtgtgtgtgtgtgtgtgtgtgtgtgtgtgtgtgtgtgtgtgtgtgtgtgtgtgtgtgtgtgtgtgtgtggcacaggaaGGTATCGGTACAAGTACGAAAAAAAGCTCATTGGAGTCTAAAAAATAAAACTCCAAACAGCTCAGGAGTTAAAGCACATTCAGGTGAAGATGGAGGGAAAAACGTCCGAGTTGGCCAAAAAAAGTATTTGAGCCTTAATTGTTGTGAAGTGGAGTACCGTTGCCcggtcgggactcgaacccggaccttcatCCCATAAAAACAGCTCAACCGTGTACATTCATGCAGCAGTGCAGAATACCAAactgtcacatggtgtcaaaccatCGCGGGGTCAATGCGACTGCAGTGCACACGGACCTTGTAACTcccgcagttgcttatccccgttggTGCTCGTCTGCATACTGTCTCCAAGGTCACGTGCCCTTGAGCTGGTTGGTCAAGAGTTCACTGCCGTCTGTGAAGAGGCTTTGTCCCCTGAATAGTACAGTGCACCGCACTTCAACTATTGATCCACGTACtatgtagatcaaactggtgggAGCTCATCGTCTCATTTGtggtcgactttaaatgcgctgtgttTAATACCACTAATATACCATATATACCATAAATttggtgaatctgaggaagaccgagaggtcgaaacgtcattgccattgaatgaatggataataaaaagaagaaaaaataatttaaagaagaaaaaaatccaaaggagtgtgcaaaccttttttcaaaaaatacataatctttttgttcagcaccagggattgtgcacaagtaactctctacaagtgttTAATATCACCCATGTCGTGACGACAAGTTCTCACTGAAGTCCTGTGAACTGTTTATAATGTGAACTGTTTATAATGTGAACTGTTTATAATGTGAACTGTTTATAATGTGaactgtttgtgtttttgtcttgcaGGACCTCCTGATGGTGACCTATCTGTCCAACCTGACCCAGGCCCAGATCGCCCTCAACGAAAAGCTCGTCATCATGTGATTTGTAGTCCAATGGCCACGCCTTATAATGGGTTTGAATGGCGGAAAAGACTACAAGTGGCTACCTGGAGAGACTGTTGGCGACCGGCCATGTTGGGtcatttgtagttcaatagcataGCCTTTGTGATGGGTTGACTGGcggaaaagactacaaatggctaaCTGAAGAGGGTTTTGGCGGTCATTTTAGATCATTTGTTGTTCAGTAGCCGCTGGTTTCAGTATGACTCCTATTGAACTATAAAAATGACCTCTTCAGTTAGCCTCAGTGTGTAGTCtcttctcccattgaaacccatcatAAGATGTGGCCGTTGAACTATAAAGGGCTTTGGTTGTTTTTGCACCGTCAAGAACGCAGCAATTTGTCATTCTGAGGGACATTCAGCATCAATTTGTatcgtttttttaattattattattttactggtATGAACTATTGGCATCATTCCACTTGTAAGAAACTGCTACCTGAATGGATGCCTCTTGAGGGATCATTAAACACCAGTTATCAAGTCTATTAATTATTCTTCTCTTCCCCCCTGAtgacaatattttttttatttgtaataCCCTTGACCAAAATCTATTCTTGATCTTTTTTCCTGACATGACCCCAATCAATAAATAAAAGGTTGTTTTGAAAAATGGAATTTCAAAtgaaagtgggttttttttttctactcTCATGGTATTGAGATATGTATAGATAAGTTTCTTGTATGCAAACATTACTGTCTgcgtgtgtaacggaggctaactagcagatttggcgtggaacattggtaaacctccctccgatagcctcatacagtcttgtgcctAGTCtaaactagtctctcggcccagcaGTATCGCACTGTGTCtcttgccggaccgttgtagttgacgaggtcgcaggttcgatccctGAGGGGAGTGAACGGGTACAAGATGACCTCcgctccgtcacagtggtgccgttcgACCCGGATTGATGACCTCCGTGACACGTGCACAGCTGAAGATTCCTCTGCAAACTCTGATAGTTTGGAAACTGCTGCCACTTTCTTATTATGtggccccggggcccatggagtcatcatCTGCCCCAGAATTAAATCTACTTCTACCCCTTTTCAAATCCACTTAAAATTCATCTGCTTCAGtagctattcattatgactgtctTTTTTGAGTGTCCTcgagtgttttgaaaggtgcttaTGAAtaacagggctgtagtactcgagtccggactcggcccggactcggcccgagtccggtctcaagtccgtttttttatggacttggacttgtctcggactcggtattgtttggactctgacttgtcttggactcggacaatggtcttgccaaattaggcttttggactcgccaggtctgtcattaagttttgtttagaacactggccatcatagattgtaaagtggagcttgaaatccaataacaaacaagtttgtcttcacatccatgacatataggttatcttctaaggttcacactattgacattcatccttttcattgttaaacactgaccgacatgtgactcggacttgacttggactctaatctttttggactcggtcttgtcttggactcgaacctctttggactcggacttgtctcggacttgactagtactggtcttggacttgtcttggactctacaaaggtggacttgactacagccctgatgaataacatttattattattattattattgttattattattagtatcatTTTTTATGATATACAGACAGGCAAGTAGGAttgaagtgattttttttttttggtacgtCAATGACGTCAAATATAGCTATTAACAATCACCCTCTAGCAAGAATGACTCGAGTTGTCAAAATGTATGGTTTTTTTTGATAGCCCGTGTTATCCATTGACTGTGGTAATTGCCTTAGCGTAGCGTTCGTAGTCTAGCCTACATGGAATACATTTGAACAAACTTCAGGTTGGTATCTGCGCCGcgcctatgtttgtgtgtattctttcactttcatatgtaTCAACTTTTTCAGACAGACCACTACGTAATGAATATGTGGTAATGATACAAAGTGGCGCCGACAGGAGAGATGTCTGCTGCAGTTGCCATGGCAGCGTGTTGACGCCACGTCCTGTGCCGTCGCTGTTTCCATGGAAACACACAACATCCACGCTTCACAGCTGACTGATCAACTCGCGAGAAGGGGACAGTGAAATGCAATTCCAATAAAGAAACCCAAACTACTTCTTGTATCGTTAGAAGTGAAAGATCTTTTGTAAATATACAAGTTGGTAGTGTTAACTGTTAAACATTTTGCTCCTTTGTATGAAACATGGACGGGTTTTCCTCTTTGCAAACGCTCCAAGCCCTTACAAACTTGCTGTCAACcaaggaggaagacgaggaggaggaagttaAGGTATCCACATTAACAACGCTTTATGTATTTAAATACGTGTTTACTGTTTACCTGTTCGTTGTGGCAACtgacacataggcctatgatTAGATAAGCTACAGTGCACAGTGGCTGTGCTCTGCTGTTGGCTTGACGTCCTCCAACATGACTATAGAGCTAAATAGTTGAAAGTATACGAAAGAAATTACTTTGTTATTGTTTTGCAATAATACTACTGTTAAGCTTAGTGAACACTTGTTGGCAGCTATGACTAGCATCTAATCTCACCACCAGACAAAATTCTAGCAATCCTATCTTTACTTATTTGCTCTAGCCtatttgtctctgatgagaccaagatgaaCACATTTGCTATGGTGCATGTATGGTGGTAAAAAGTAGCCTGGTAGTGGTTGTAAAAAGAGAGACATGCCTACGGAGAAAAGTGGACTATGCTTAAAATCAAGCATAGTGGGATATGATTTGGGGCtacatgaatgccgtcaacaaaaaaaagctgaatttcaccaaaacatgcatgtgaataAGACTACagactaggctacctgaagaggtaTTTCTGTAGTTCAATAGCTATGTCTttaaatgggtttcaatgggagaaaagactacaaatggctacCTGTATCTTACATATGACTGCCCTTGCTGTTGTTTTCTACAGAGTGTCCAGCCGTCAGCTAAACTGGGACCAGGCAGCATCGGGCCCCCAGCCAACCCCAACAAGCACAAAGAAAACCAGACGAAACAAGGTACATATAACGCTTTTTAAGAAAACCAGACAAAACAAGGTACCGAACGCTTTTTAAGAAAACCAGATGAAACAAGGTACCGAACGCTTTTTAAGAAAACCAGACGAAACCAGGTACCGAACGCCTTTTAAGAAAACCAGACAAAACAAGGTACCTAAAGCTTTCTATGAAAACCAGACGAAACAAGGTACAGAACGCTTTCTATGAAAACCAGACGAAACaaggtacagttgaggacgatattattagcccccctcctgaaattagacatttgtcTTGAtgtctcagtaagaatgaccattattattgtttctgttattctggaaacaaatacactgatggagataatgttcaatgagttgaatttggatttttctattgttacgatgagtttaaacaaaaaagggcaaaaatgacaaggacaaaattattagccccctgatcattaatagtcaatatggcggcatttatgaaccaaaactgacaacaggctctgataagttgctacctaggttggcacatgccccactagggattttggcccatttcttcactgcaaagtgttctagctggtccaaatcgcatggatgctgagcatagacattaaccacagactctcagtgggattgaggactggactatgagcgggtgattccaatatcatggttttagtgtccttgaagaacctctgaactaatctaaatgtatgctttgggttacaatgttgttgaaagacccagcaatccagattcagacccagactccctgtgtctgaggctgaataacagactaaacttgatgccccgccactgtgtgtaactgtagaaactgcttggcctcattagaccaaagaagcattggacacctgcctagattattgttattgacctggcctcacctggagtttttttcccccacaaagaaagacagttgttagggcttgtcatcatattgggctttgggggcatcatcacagaagaacccctttactaaaggcagtgcatatcagagtgttattgagctttgcctgtgaacatttgaaagtcaaaaatgagttttgaacatctctgctttcatctgatgatattcaattgcacctgctttgatgcatgaattctgcttctgtcggttgaagaaagggataggccttgaatcgttataagatggtttccacaattaaacatggtggtggatgcatcattctgtggcagcctcagccacaggaaaccttgtttgggtgtacggcaccataagaactgaaaattatgatagaatgtggaaagtgaccttgcaaaaatctgctcatagagggagctaagatcttcactggatctttcaataagataataacccaaaacttgcatccaaaatagttcaaatgttcctcaaggatactaaaaccatggtcatggagtggttcagacctcaatcctttagatagtatttgaagagtgctgaaatgaatgtccatccttaacatccatgccatttggaccagcttaactatttgcgatgaaaaaaatgggccaaaatccctggtaggacatgtgccaacatagttaacaactaatcaaagtgcctggtgtcaatttttgttcataaatggcactgtattgactattaatgataagggggctaataattttgtccttgccatttttacacttttttgtttaaactcattgtgaaaatggaaaagtccaaatttaacttattggatactatctccatggtgtatttgtttccagaataacacacatttattaataatgatcattctcaatgatcaatgaagagatatgtctaatttcagaaggggggctagtaatatcgtcctcaactgtacataaaGCTTTTTAAGAAAACCAGACAAAACAAGGTACTGAACGCTTTTTAAGAAAACCATACAAAACCAGGTACCTAAAGCTTTTTAAGAAAACCAGACTAAACAAGGTACAGAACGCTTTTTAAGAAAACCAGACAAAACAAGGTACAGAATGCTTTTTAAGaaaatcagaaaaaacaaggtaCAGAACGCTTTTTAAGAAAACCAGACAAAACAAGGTACAGAACGCTTTTTAAGAAAGCCAGACAAAACAAGGTGCCTAAAGCTTTTTAAGAAAATCAGACAAAACAAGGTACAGAATGCTTTTTAAGAAAACCAGACAAAACAagggacagtaggcctacctaaagcTTTTAAAGAAAACCAGACAAAACAAGGCACTGAACACTTTTTAAGAAAGCCAGACAAAACAAGGTACTGAACGCTTTTTAAGAAAACCAGACAAAACAAGGTACCGAACGCTTTTTAAGAAAACCAGACAAAACAAGGTACCGAACGCTTTTTAAGAAAACCAGACAAAACAAGGTACATATAAAGCTTTTGAAGAAAACCAGACAAAGCATGGTACCTATAAAGCTTTTTaacatgcactgtgtaatatgttcagaagtttatttccaaactccatgctgctcattcacaaatgttaccttttcccgATATTAATGcctgtttttgatttttttttaaagtgcattGCATTCGGTTTACTTTCTCCCAAAATATAAACTAGTTCAGGTAAGCTACAGccctgatgtgctgtgtgtgtgtgtgtgtgtgtgtgtgtgtgtgtgtgtgtgtgtgtgtgtgtgtgtgtgtgtgtgtgtgtgtgtgtgtgtgtgtgtgtgtgtgtgtgtgtcctcccaacAAAGTATAACCTGGCCACCTGGTACCCCAATAACCACGACCCACACTGTATCCTTCACTGCTCCACTAGGGAAAATGAAACCATAGCGCACATCCTTAATGGCTGTAGCTTTTACAAGGGACTATATATTGCGCGACATGACCGACTGGTAGACCTAATCTCTGACAGCCTTAAGGACATTTTAGATGAAAGTATAGAAATGCATAAACACAGTGCTGTGCAGATAAGCTGGTTTACTACAGAAAATGATGGAGTTCATGTTCAACTAGACAATCTCCCAAATACTCCAGATATTACTATCATTGATGAAGCAAGTGACCCTCGTTGAAATAGGTTGTTCTTTTGATTTATATATGGACACTTGTTTTAATGCCAAAATGCTTAAGTATCAGCCACTGGTGGAATTAATTATGAGCCTTGGATATAACTGCAAGTTAGTCGTCATTGTGTTTGGGAGCCTTGGACACATACATAAACTAGTCATGCGAGGCTtgcaactgtgtggattatgcaaaaagagtgcaaaggCACTGGCTAAATTTTGTTCAATTTCTGCGATAATAGGAAgcctgtccatttggagacggagatgtcacatctatccatagagactaatggactaattattctgattttcatcatacttgccaatctgcagaatatttccattaatgtttggatctggaatccttccctgtgtggtgatccaaataaaagtactaaactttgtgtgtgtgtgtgtgtgtgtgtgtgtgtgtgtgtgtgtgtgcgtgtgtgcgtgcgtgcgtgcgtgcgtgcgtgcgtgcgtgcgtgcgtgcgtgcgtgcgtgcgtgcgtgcgtgcgtgcgtgcgtgtgtgtgtgtgtgtgtgtagtctcctCTAAGGATATCTGGGCTGAGGAGGAGGTTGCTGACGGGTCTCAATTTGATGACATCATTGACCCGCGACCAGAACCAGAGTATGTAGCCCACAGACAAGTTtatcaagtctgtgtgtgtgtgtgtgtgtgtgtgtgtgtgtgtgtgtgtgtgtgtgtgtgtgtgtgtgtgtgtgtgtgtgtgtgtgtgtgtgtgtgagtgagtgagtgagtgagagggagagaggcagagatttcTATTTGATGTtgattctctctctgtgtaacctgtgtctctctctctgctgattaTTTTCGGGATACTCAACTAcatataaacactctctctctctctctctctctctctctctctctctctctctctctctctctctctctctctctttatgtctctgcTGCTACTATAAATTAGCAGATGAGATGTACCACATGCTGGGGCCATTCTAAACGTATTCTTCACCTTCGCTCTCCCCGTCTTTCTCCCtcgctcaatctctctctgtctctgtctctctctctcccaactaggATTAGATGTGTGGTGTTCTCCAGGGCTCTATTCAAGGCTCTAttgtactcttctctctctctctctctctctctctctctctctctctctctctctctctctctctctctctctctctctctgtctctctctcgttatatctttctttctctccctatccttctctctctctctccctctccttgcctcctccctctctctccttgtctctgtaGGTATGAGGTGATATTGAGGCAGTGTGGCTACAGAGGATCCTGATtaactctcccctctctgtctctctctctccctctccttctctccctatccctctctctccccctctcattatttctttctttctctccctctccttctctctctctcctctctgtaggTATGAGGTGATTTTGAGGCAGAGTGTGGCACCAGAGGATCTCTTCCTGGGCATGAGTGGTAAAGACCCCTCCTCCATGTGCTGTGAAGGCATACTGGTGAGGACACACTTCAGCATTTAGCTTGTAATGACTTGAGtctacaccaggggtccccaacctttatgGGTttaagggctacccgagggctacccgagggctacccgagggctactgagggctacccaagggctacttgtttgttcaaaaccctctgctgatgtcttgacatcattcccaaaacACACTATAATTGAATGACAATTTGCTTATaagttataaagaaataatatcatatttaaattaagaaaaacattaactgactaaaatattgtagttgtcactgtttactaacatccttggtgggcacattaGAAGCTCCTGGAGCTTGGAGCTTGTGGAATCGCCGACGGGCACCACATTGGTGACGCCTGGTCTACAAATATATGCTTGTATCTGAAAATATTAGACTTGGTTGTGACTTGGTCTCATCTCTGCTGTGTGGTATCATGCAAAAAAGTCTTTATTTCAGGCCAGTGCACTCCGCGTTGAGGTGCAACACCTGTGCAAGTAGTCGTTCTCTTCAACCACATTGGAAAGCAGCTTTGTCATGTGACTCGGTTTGCGCTGTTTTCCCGCCATGCCGGTGGGCTTCTGTTGCCGAACACAAATTTCTGTGGCTAAACACGAAAATGTTCTACAACTgtgcctgaccaaaaccatgccctaCCCTAACCTCAGGGttccactggtgcttgaattccttgaaaatgcttgaatttcaattaagtgttttcaaggttgtgaaaatgcttgaattgttggtgaagtgcttgaaaatgcttgaattttgtgtcaagtcaaactcagtaagccaataATAGAAAtacattgttcaggtacatcaacaatctgagggagtgagatgtcaggtGGGATTTTCCatttgacaccctaaaattgattaaaatgcaggaaattgcatcttaaaccACAaacttttctgggggaggaccctcacacgcccttcccgcgacctattaaaggtgctggaaaactgaaaatttggtgcgtgaaggtgcttgaaaagtgcttgaatttgttcatgaaaaaggtgtgggaaccctgtaacctgtcagtaaagccatGTTTCTGCTCCTTTacgtttgccaagaacagcgaaacaaggaAGGGAAATGGCGAATTTGTTACAAAATTGTCCCCAGACCAAAAACAAACGTGATGTACGGTTGACGTCGGCATGTTATCATACCTactttcatgatgccatgttggcaCTTGAGACTTGTGACATGTGAcatgcacattagtgacttggtgtCATCTCTAGGCTATTATGTAGTCTTTTATTCCATGGACTCCCATCGTGTAGcccagtgtgtagtcttttctccctttGAAACCCGTTATAAAACAagactattgaactacaaaaatgtccTCCTCTCTGTCGTCAGGTAAAGGTAAAGCTGCCAGACACTAAGGCGAGCGAGATGGTCCTGGACATTCGAGAGAAGTTTCTGGACCTGCGGACACCAaaattgtaagtgtgtgtttttgtgtgtcttgtgtgcatatgtgtttgggTGAGTGTCTGTTTCTATCAGTTActgtaagggagtgtgtgtgcgttctatctctgtccctctcctcttttctttccatctctatctcaatcactctctctctctctccttctctctctctctctatccaaccTCTCTCCAATTAAAAATTTGAATTACTTAATTGACATGGCTTTCTTTCTGTGTATCCTCccgttatcctctctctctctctctcaacatacacACTAGGCTATCCAAAGAGGccttttttgtagttcaataaccATGCAttgtaatgggtttcaatgggagaaaagactacatacTAGGCTATCCGAAGAGgcaatttttgtagttcaataaccatgtattataatgggtttcaatgggagaaaagactacactctCTCCTGTTCTCCACAGTAAGCTGGGCCTCCACCTTCCCCACCCCGTCCACAAAGATGAGGGAAAGGCTCGCTTCATCACCGAGAGAGAAGAACTGGAGATCACTCTACTATTGAAAAGACCAGCGGACTATATCAACCAAGAACTGCGATAACTCATGAGCTATTCATGAACTACTCATGAACTATTCATGAACTATTCATGATATTCACTGTTAATTCATTGAGAGAGAAGCACTGGAGATCACTCTACTATTGAAAAGACCAGCGGACTATATTAACCAAGAACTGCGATAATTCATTAGCTGTTCATGAACTACTCATGAACTATTCATGATATTCACTGTTAATTCATTGAGAGAGAAGCACTGGTAATCTCACTACTATTGAAATGACCAGCCAATTATATAAACTATGATTTGCGGTGATCCATGAATTATTCTCGACTTCATAATTTTAGCCTCTCTGGGAAAATACTGGAGATCTATCTATTAATGAAAAGACCAACAGACTACATAAATCAAGAATTACGCTAAGCCTTGAGCTATTCTTGATATTCATTGTTTATTCACCATTATTTCATGAGTTGTTCATTGACTCTTAGCTACATCTCTGACAAGAAAGAACCGGAAATATTCCTTCTTTTGAAACGAATAGCAGACTTTATAATAAGCTAATTCATGAACTCTTTGTTGGGTAGTTGAGGGTGTATGGTTTTTATTACTTATATAGTGTATATGTCTTGCATGTATAATCTGGACCCTGAGTCTGTTAAATAAAGTTTATGTTTATACATATATGTATTATTCACTGTTAATTGACTATGAATTGATTGTTAATGGACGCGTTTTATGACAGAAAAACTCTTTTCGCTCTATTGGCAAAAGTCCAGAACTGGAAATCTCTACTTCTGAAACGGCCTAAACATACTTGTTGTCTGGCACAGGgggccatggaggggggcctttcttgtaatctggcccaggggcccatggagggggcccgttcttgttgtctggcccaggggcccatggaggggggccgtTCTtgatgtctggcccaggggcccatggaggggggccctacttgctgtctggcccaggggcccatggaggggggcccttctTGTTGtgtggtccaggggcccatggagggggggcattcttgatgtctggcccaggggatgtctgtctatttatctatctttctatctgtctttctgtctgtctgtctatctatctatctttatatctatctttctatctgtctgtctatctatatatctttctatctatctatctgtctgtctgtctgtctgtctgtctgtctgtctgtctgtctgtctgtctatctatctatctatctatctatctatctatctgtctgtctgtctgtctgtctgtctgtctgtctgtctgtctgtctgtctatctatctatctatctatctatctatctatctatctatctatctatctatctatctatctatccagctTACCCCATCTTATCAGCTGACTTGTGTAGGTGGAGGTCCAGGTTAGGGGTCCATTtaaccccattcaatgtttaacgtctgaaaaatgcatgaagtacataattattttgcttcatctttgatgacttttcctaactATATgaggtcaatgtgaaaaaagtgaaatctcCACAAAATTgctttccctaagtgctgtacacgttttggttacatctgtgttccttggaaattattttaagtttattaaacataaatggaacatccatattttgctaatacatgttccaatctgtctagattatgtaaaatacatgaacataagttatttagaacagaacattttgctttatttagggctcaaTGGGTATGACGGTGGGTAAACAATAGTAACAATGGGaaaacaatatgtatgatgtagacgagggccaaaactaattcaaggcaacttttgggcagttgtgtggtgtgtgggctgtgtggagGGGTGCTAGGACGTAcctaaagggcttttttatgtccccaacagagtaaacagtaaatatctgaagcataaaccggtgcaaaagtttttgcttctactgatttttttagacatttaagtggctggggtcaaaatgacccccaaggatcacggatgttacctaaatctgaggataacaggagggttcaCTTTCAActgacagcagtggtgtagt
This genomic interval from Engraulis encrasicolus isolate BLACKSEA-1 chromosome 16, IST_EnEncr_1.0, whole genome shotgun sequence contains the following:
- the dnaaf6 gene encoding protein PIH1D3, whose amino-acid sequence is MDGFSSLQTLQALTNLLSTKEEDEEEEVKSVQPSAKLGPGSIGPPANPNKHKENQTKQVSSKDIWAEEEVADGSQFDDIIDPRPEPEYEVILRQSVAPEDLFLGMSGKDPSSMCCEGILVKVKLPDTKASEMVLDIREKFLDLRTPKFKLGLHLPHPVHKDEGKARFITEREELEITLLLKRPADYINQELR